The Eubacteriaceae bacterium Marseille-Q4139 genome has a window encoding:
- the typA gene encoding translational GTPase TypA: MKIKREEIRNVAIIAHVDHGKTTLVDQLLRQSGVFRANQEVVDRVMDSNDIERERGITILSKNTAVSYNGVKINIVDTPGHADFGGEVERVLKMVDGVILVVDAFDGPMPQTKFVLQKALELDLHVIVCINKIDRPEARPQEVIDEVLELFMDLDASDEQLDCPFVFASARAGFAKKNLDDPDADMSALFETIIDYIPAPEGDPEADTQVLISTIDYNEYVGRIGIGKIENGSLKVNQECVLVNHHDPDKMKKVKIGKLYEFDGLNRAEVQSAEIGSIVAISGIPDIHIGDTLCSPEHPEAIPFQKISEPTIAMYFMVNDSPLAGQEGKYITSRHIRDRLFRELNTDVSLRVEETDSADCFKVSGRGELHLSVLIENMRREGFEFAVSKAEVIYHYDERNRKLEPMELAYVDVPEDYTGVVIQKLTSRKGELQGMSPVSGGYTRLEFSIPSRGLIGYRGEFLTDTKGNGILNTIYDGYADYKGDLSYRKNGSLIAFEAGESITYGLFNAQERGTLFIGPGVKVYSGMVVGECPRAEDIELNVCKTKKLTNTRSSSSDEALKLTPPKEMSLEQCLDFIDTDELLEVTPKSLRIRKKILDPTLRKRAMISRKNQ; the protein is encoded by the coding sequence ATGAAAATCAAGCGTGAAGAGATCAGAAATGTGGCGATCATCGCCCACGTAGACCATGGCAAGACGACCCTCGTGGATCAGCTCTTGCGGCAGAGCGGCGTGTTCCGCGCGAACCAGGAGGTCGTGGACCGTGTCATGGACTCCAACGACATCGAGAGGGAGAGAGGGATCACGATCCTCTCCAAGAATACAGCAGTATCCTATAACGGCGTAAAGATCAATATTGTGGACACGCCAGGCCATGCCGACTTCGGCGGCGAGGTGGAGCGCGTGCTTAAGATGGTAGACGGCGTCATCCTTGTGGTGGATGCCTTCGACGGCCCGATGCCCCAGACGAAATTCGTCCTTCAGAAGGCGCTGGAGCTGGATCTTCACGTCATCGTCTGCATCAACAAAATCGACCGCCCGGAGGCAAGGCCCCAGGAGGTCATCGACGAGGTGTTAGAGCTTTTCATGGATCTGGACGCCTCCGACGAGCAGCTTGACTGCCCGTTCGTGTTCGCGTCTGCCCGCGCCGGCTTCGCAAAGAAGAATTTAGACGATCCGGATGCGGACATGAGCGCGCTCTTTGAGACAATCATCGACTACATCCCGGCGCCGGAGGGCGACCCGGAGGCCGATACCCAGGTGTTAATCAGCACCATCGACTACAACGAATACGTGGGCCGCATCGGAATCGGAAAGATTGAAAACGGTTCCTTAAAGGTCAACCAGGAGTGCGTCCTGGTGAACCACCACGACCCCGACAAGATGAAAAAGGTAAAAATCGGAAAGCTCTACGAGTTTGACGGCTTAAACCGCGCAGAGGTGCAGAGCGCAGAAATCGGCTCCATCGTGGCCATCTCCGGCATCCCGGACATCCATATCGGTGATACGCTCTGTTCCCCGGAACATCCCGAGGCGATCCCGTTCCAGAAGATTTCCGAGCCGACCATTGCCATGTATTTCATGGTAAACGACAGCCCGTTAGCAGGCCAGGAGGGAAAATACATCACCTCCCGCCACATCCGTGACCGCCTGTTCCGCGAGCTCAACACCGACGTGAGCCTCCGGGTGGAAGAGACGGATTCCGCCGACTGCTTCAAGGTTTCCGGCCGCGGTGAGCTGCACCTTTCCGTACTGATCGAGAACATGAGACGTGAGGGCTTCGAGTTTGCCGTCAGCAAGGCTGAGGTTATCTACCATTACGACGAGCGCAACCGGAAGTTAGAGCCCATGGAGCTTGCCTATGTGGACGTGCCGGAGGACTATACGGGAGTCGTGATTCAGAAGCTCACAAGCAGGAAAGGCGAGCTTCAGGGCATGAGCCCGGTAAGCGGCGGCTATACGCGTCTGGAATTTTCCATCCCGTCCCGCGGCCTCATCGGCTACCGCGGCGAATTCCTGACGGATACGAAGGGAAACGGCATTTTAAATACGATTTACGACGGCTATGCCGATTATAAGGGCGATTTAAGTTACAGAAAGAACGGTTCCCTGATTGCCTTTGAGGCCGGCGAGTCCATCACCTACGGCCTCTTTAACGCCCAGGAGCGCGGCACGCTGTTCATCGGGCCGGGCGTCAAGGTGTACTCCGGCATGGTGGTCGGCGAGTGCCCCAGAGCCGAGGACATCGAGCTCAACGTCTGCAAGACGAAAAAGCTCACGAATACGCGTTCCTCCAGCTCCGACGAGGCCTTAAAGCTTACGCCGCCGAAGGAGATGAGCTTGGAGCAGTGTCTGGACTTCATCGACACTGATGAGCTTTTGGAGGTTACGCCGAAGAGCCTTCGGATCCGGAAGAAAATCCTTGATCCGACCCTCAGAAAGAGAGCCATGATAAGCAGGAAGAACCAGTAA
- a CDS encoding radical SAM protein — translation MYYILKKNLLLRGWEKLPYALVDANTGQTLFIRGSEMDVLRLCDGSVDLSLAVIPQKLRDMIPILEKNGIIEACPPGTSMQPGQAYHQYPARYIRTAHWSITGKCNYRCKHCYMSAPDARLGELDHETMMDIVNQLAECGIMNVSLTGGEPLVRKDFMEIVDALLARGIHITTIYSNGKLVTDRLLDELAERKVFPEFNMSYDGEGHHDWLRGIPGAEKIVKEAFLRCKEKGFPTGAEMCIHNANKHTLRKSVQNLAAWGCRSLKTNPIADVGEWKKGGYGEAISMEELYQLYLDYIPQYYEDGMPLSLQLGGFFGASPRDPDWFDIPLLKNCGDTEKTCICGHARMVMYISAEGRALPCMALSGMDIQQEFPLIPELGLARCITDSRYMRLIDTRASEYLRLNPECAACEYANQCLGGCRAAALERTPDNIMGPDPYACELFRGGWVQKIVETVKKAKPQARCAGMGTGD, via the coding sequence ATGTATTATATACTGAAAAAGAATTTGCTTCTTCGCGGATGGGAAAAGCTTCCATACGCCCTGGTAGATGCAAATACCGGACAAACGCTGTTTATCCGGGGCAGTGAAATGGATGTCTTACGGCTGTGCGATGGTTCTGTCGATCTGTCCCTTGCGGTTATCCCGCAGAAACTGAGAGATATGATTCCTATATTGGAAAAAAATGGAATCATCGAGGCCTGTCCCCCCGGAACGTCCATGCAGCCGGGACAGGCGTATCACCAGTACCCGGCGAGATACATACGGACAGCCCACTGGTCGATCACCGGTAAGTGCAACTACCGCTGCAAGCACTGTTACATGTCGGCGCCGGATGCCCGGCTGGGCGAACTGGATCACGAAACGATGATGGACATTGTGAACCAGCTTGCGGAATGCGGTATCATGAACGTATCGCTGACAGGCGGCGAACCTCTTGTGCGTAAGGATTTTATGGAAATTGTGGACGCACTTCTTGCGCGGGGCATTCATATTACTACCATTTATTCCAATGGAAAGCTGGTAACGGACAGGCTGCTCGATGAGCTGGCCGAAAGGAAGGTCTTTCCGGAGTTTAACATGAGCTACGACGGCGAAGGCCATCATGACTGGCTGAGAGGAATCCCGGGTGCGGAAAAGATTGTAAAAGAAGCATTTCTCCGCTGTAAGGAAAAGGGATTTCCCACCGGGGCGGAAATGTGCATCCATAATGCCAACAAACATACGTTAAGAAAAAGTGTCCAAAACCTTGCGGCATGGGGGTGCCGTTCTCTCAAGACAAATCCCATTGCGGATGTGGGAGAATGGAAAAAGGGCGGCTACGGCGAGGCTATTTCCATGGAGGAACTGTATCAGCTCTATCTGGATTACATCCCTCAGTATTATGAGGATGGAATGCCCCTTTCCCTTCAGCTCGGCGGCTTTTTTGGCGCATCTCCCCGGGACCCGGACTGGTTTGATATCCCGCTGTTGAAAAACTGCGGTGATACGGAAAAGACCTGCATCTGCGGCCATGCCCGCATGGTCATGTATATCTCTGCCGAAGGGCGCGCACTTCCCTGTATGGCCCTGTCGGGCATGGATATTCAGCAGGAGTTCCCGCTGATACCGGAGCTTGGCCTGGCCAGATGCATCACGGATTCCCGGTATATGCGCCTGATCGATACCAGGGCGTCGGAGTATCTGCGGCTGAATCCGGAATGTGCCGCCTGCGAATACGCAAATCAGTGCCTTGGAGGCTGCCGCGCCGCGGCGTTGGAGCGCACTCCGGATAACATCATGGGGCCGGATCCGTATGCCTGTGAGCTGTTTCGCGGCGGATGGGTTCAAAAGATTGTGGAAACCGTGAAAAAAGCAAAGCCCCAGGCAAGATGTGCGGGGATGGGAACAGGCGATTAA
- a CDS encoding DUF523 domain-containing protein, translating into MIHILMSACLAGENCKWDGGNNRREEVISFMERMKGKAVFHLVCPERDGGLPVPRPAAEVQKESGAVVNTEGKDVTAEFLLGAGIALKTAESFGCAAAVLKERSPSCGSTGIYDGTFSHKLTDGMGKTARLLKEAGLFIAGESQIGELEEWLQKEGLI; encoded by the coding sequence ATGATTCATATTCTGATGAGCGCCTGCCTGGCAGGGGAAAACTGCAAATGGGACGGCGGGAACAACAGGAGAGAGGAAGTGATTTCCTTCATGGAGCGGATGAAGGGGAAAGCCGTGTTCCATCTTGTCTGTCCCGAGCGGGACGGCGGGCTTCCGGTTCCGCGGCCGGCGGCAGAAGTTCAAAAGGAAAGCGGCGCCGTCGTCAATACCGAAGGCAAAGACGTGACGGCCGAGTTCCTTTTGGGAGCCGGGATCGCCTTAAAGACGGCGGAAAGCTTTGGCTGTGCGGCAGCAGTTTTAAAGGAGAGAAGCCCCTCCTGCGGTTCCACGGGGATTTATGACGGAACCTTTTCCCATAAACTCACCGACGGCATGGGAAAGACGGCAAGGCTTCTTAAGGAGGCCGGGCTTTTTATCGCCGGGGAATCCCAGATCGGCGAGCTGGAGGAGTGGCTTCAAAAAGAGGGCCTTATCTGA
- a CDS encoding patatin-like phospholipase family protein gives MFEGGGVRGIGHVGAACRLEEAGYRFAGLAGSSAGAIVAALLAAGYRCKELKQEMETLDYMKFRGAEFVDYFGAAGKALSIFFTLGIYNTKYLKNWVEGMLLKKGVKTFGDLRGSGRTLRITASDLTDRKLLLFPDDLPSLGLDPEAFSVAEAVRMSVSIPVYFEPVRLKDGSGRVHMIVDGGLLSNYPIWMFEGYEKETAISTLGFQFSGEEEGRPPADGAGENIVEYLKSIVSTCLGAVDRSRISASDLSRTIKIPARVKTRQGFRYVNATDFDIGREESLALFENGRKAAEEFLHRLEGHAV, from the coding sequence GTGTTTGAAGGCGGAGGCGTCCGCGGCATCGGCCACGTGGGAGCGGCCTGCCGGCTGGAGGAGGCCGGATACCGGTTTGCCGGGCTCGCCGGATCGTCGGCCGGGGCCATTGTGGCGGCCCTTTTGGCGGCCGGTTACAGATGCAAAGAACTGAAACAGGAGATGGAGACCCTGGATTACATGAAATTCCGGGGCGCAGAATTCGTGGACTATTTCGGGGCAGCCGGAAAGGCCCTGTCCATTTTTTTCACCCTCGGGATTTACAATACGAAATACCTGAAGAACTGGGTCGAGGGGATGCTGTTAAAAAAGGGCGTGAAAACCTTCGGAGACCTTCGCGGTTCGGGCCGCACCCTGCGGATTACGGCCAGCGACCTGACTGACCGGAAGCTTCTTCTTTTTCCCGACGACCTTCCATCCCTGGGGCTGGATCCCGAAGCCTTTTCGGTGGCGGAAGCCGTCCGCATGAGCGTCAGCATCCCTGTCTATTTTGAGCCGGTGCGCTTAAAGGACGGAAGCGGCCGCGTCCACATGATCGTGGACGGCGGGCTTTTAAGCAATTATCCGATCTGGATGTTTGAGGGCTATGAGAAAGAGACGGCCATCAGCACCCTGGGCTTCCAATTTTCCGGCGAAGAGGAAGGGCGGCCTCCGGCGGACGGTGCCGGCGAAAACATCGTGGAGTATCTAAAATCCATCGTCTCCACCTGCCTTGGCGCCGTGGACAGGAGCCGGATTTCCGCTTCGGATTTGAGCCGCACCATAAAAATCCCTGCCAGAGTGAAGACCCGGCAGGGATTTCGGTACGTCAATGCGACAGATTTTGATATCGGGAGAGAAGAAAGCCTGGCGCTCTTTGAAAACGGCAGGAAGGCCGCGGAAGAATTCCTGCACCGCCTGGAAGGGCACGCCGTCTGA
- a CDS encoding methylglyoxal synthase yields MERLTMTIGRQKQIALIAHDNKKRELIEWCEEHKDILKNHFLCGTGTTARMITDQTGLPVKGYNSGPLGGDQQIGARIVEGRVDFVIFFSDPLTAQPHDPDVKALLRIAQVYDIPIANNKATADFLITSKYMAEEYEHEVINFSQNIAERAKTL; encoded by the coding sequence ATGGAAAGACTTACGATGACAATCGGAAGGCAGAAACAGATCGCCCTGATCGCCCACGACAACAAAAAGCGGGAATTGATCGAATGGTGCGAAGAACATAAAGATATCTTAAAGAACCACTTCCTCTGCGGCACCGGAACCACGGCCCGCATGATTACCGACCAGACCGGCCTGCCGGTCAAGGGCTATAACAGCGGCCCCTTAGGCGGCGACCAGCAGATCGGCGCCAGGATTGTTGAGGGCCGGGTGGATTTCGTGATCTTTTTCTCGGATCCTTTAACGGCGCAGCCCCATGACCCGGATGTGAAGGCGCTCCTTCGAATCGCACAGGTTTACGACATCCCCATCGCCAACAACAAGGCGACGGCAGACTTTTTAATCACATCAAAATATATGGCCGAAGAATATGAGCACGAGGTCATAAACTTCAGCCAGAACATTGCGGAGAGGGCAAAGACCCTGTAA
- the pheS gene encoding phenylalanine--tRNA ligase subunit alpha translates to MKEQLERIKAEALAKIEASDALEKLNEIRVAYLGKKGELTSVLKSMKDVAPEERPQVGQLVNDARAQIEEKLEETKKALARRAREEQMKKEVIDVTLPAKKMKIGHSHPNTIALEEVERIFIGMGYEVVEGPEVEYDHYNFEKLNIPKGHPARDEQDTFYINDNILLRSQTSPVQVRTMETRKPPIRIIAPGRVFRSDEVDATHSPSFHQIEGLVIDKNITLSDLKGTLAEFAKELFGEETKVKFRPHHFPFTEPSAEMDVSCFKCGGKGCRFCKGSGWIEILGCGMVHPHVLEMCGIDPDEYSGFAFGVGLERIALLKYEIDDMRLLYENDIRFLKQF, encoded by the coding sequence ATGAAAGAACAGTTGGAGAGAATCAAAGCGGAGGCCCTTGCAAAGATCGAGGCTTCCGACGCCCTGGAAAAGCTCAACGAGATCCGTGTGGCTTATCTCGGGAAAAAGGGCGAGCTGACAAGTGTGTTAAAGAGCATGAAGGACGTAGCGCCGGAGGAGAGGCCGCAGGTGGGCCAGCTTGTAAACGACGCGAGAGCCCAGATCGAGGAAAAGCTTGAGGAAACGAAAAAGGCCCTGGCAAGGCGGGCACGCGAGGAGCAGATGAAGAAGGAAGTCATCGACGTGACGCTCCCGGCAAAGAAGATGAAAATCGGCCACAGCCATCCCAACACCATCGCCCTTGAGGAGGTGGAGCGGATCTTCATCGGCATGGGCTACGAGGTTGTGGAAGGCCCCGAGGTGGAGTACGACCACTACAACTTTGAAAAACTGAACATCCCGAAGGGACATCCGGCCAGAGACGAGCAGGATACCTTCTACATCAACGACAACATCCTTTTGAGAAGCCAGACCTCCCCGGTGCAGGTACGCACCATGGAGACGAGGAAGCCGCCGATCCGCATCATCGCGCCGGGCCGCGTGTTCCGTTCCGATGAGGTGGATGCGACCCATTCCCCGTCCTTCCATCAGATCGAGGGCCTCGTCATCGACAAGAACATCACTCTTTCTGATTTAAAGGGAACGCTGGCCGAGTTCGCAAAAGAGCTGTTCGGCGAGGAGACGAAGGTAAAATTCCGTCCCCACCACTTCCCGTTCACAGAGCCCAGTGCCGAGATGGATGTGAGCTGCTTTAAGTGCGGCGGCAAGGGCTGCCGGTTCTGCAAGGGCTCCGGCTGGATTGAGATTTTAGGCTGCGGCATGGTGCATCCCCACGTCCTTGAGATGTGCGGCATCGACCCCGACGAGTATTCCGGCTTCGCCTTCGGCGTAGGCCTGGAGCGGATCGCGCTTTTAAAATACGAGATCGACGACATGCGCCTTCTGTATGAAAACGACATCCGTTTCCTGAAACAGTTTTAA
- a CDS encoding phenylalanine--tRNA ligase subunit beta, giving the protein MNTALSWIKAYVPDLNVTAQEYTDAMTLSGTKVEGYECLDKNLEKIVVGQILSIEKHPDADKLIVCQVDIGTETTQIVTGAPNVKVGDKVPVVLDGGKVAGGHDGGPLPEDGIRIKKGKLRGIESNGMMCSIEELGSDRNMYPDAPESGIYILPEDTKVGTDAIEVLGLHDVVFEYEITSNRVDCYSVIGIAREAAATFRKKFCPPVVTPTGNGEDINDYLKISVEDPKLCRRYCARMVKNIKLAPSPQWMQRRLAASGIRPINNIVDITNYIMEEYGQPMHAFDYDLLAGHEIIVKCAKDGDTFQTLDGQVRNLDHTILMINDGEKEVGIAGIMGGENSKITDDVKTMVFECATFDGTNIRLSARKLGLRTDASGKYEKGLDPNTAEEAVNRACQLIEELGAGEVVGGMIDICAEKPVESRVAFEPEKINRLLGTEIAPETMLEYFKAVDLSYDEAANEIVAPTWRQDIHCMADLAEEVARFYGYDKIGTTLPTGEATTGKLSYKLRIEEAARAVAEFCGFSQGMTYSFESPKVFDKLLLPADDELRKTVVISNPLGEDFSIMRTLPLNGMLTSLSTNYNRRNKNVRLYELANVYLPKSLPLTELPDERMQFTLGMYGDGDFFTMKGVIEEFFEQVGMSGRLHYDPQSGKPFLHPGRQAAISYEGTVIGYLGEVHPDVLDNYKIGEKAYVGVIDMPSMIPFTSFDRKYTGLAKYPAVTRDLSMVVPKEILVGQIEDMIAQRGGKILESCELFDIYEGAQILAGHKSVAYSITFRAKDHTLEEKEITAVMNKILNGLQSMGIELRA; this is encoded by the coding sequence ATGAATACAGCATTATCCTGGATTAAAGCATACGTCCCGGATCTCAATGTCACGGCGCAGGAGTACACGGATGCCATGACCCTTTCCGGAACGAAGGTGGAGGGCTATGAGTGCCTCGATAAAAACCTGGAAAAAATCGTAGTGGGACAGATTTTGTCCATTGAAAAACACCCGGATGCAGACAAGCTCATCGTCTGCCAGGTGGACATCGGAACCGAGACGACCCAGATTGTCACAGGCGCGCCCAACGTAAAAGTCGGCGACAAAGTGCCGGTGGTTTTAGACGGCGGCAAGGTGGCAGGCGGCCATGACGGCGGCCCACTTCCCGAGGACGGCATCCGCATCAAGAAGGGAAAACTGCGCGGCATCGAGTCCAACGGCATGATGTGCTCCATCGAAGAGCTGGGCTCCGACCGTAACATGTACCCGGACGCGCCGGAAAGCGGCATCTACATCCTTCCGGAGGACACGAAGGTCGGCACCGACGCCATCGAAGTCCTGGGGCTTCACGACGTGGTGTTTGAGTATGAGATCACGTCCAACCGCGTGGACTGTTACAGCGTCATCGGCATCGCCCGCGAGGCGGCCGCCACGTTCCGGAAGAAATTCTGCCCGCCGGTGGTAACGCCTACGGGAAACGGCGAAGACATCAACGACTATTTAAAGATTTCCGTTGAAGATCCGAAGCTCTGCCGCCGCTACTGCGCGAGAATGGTAAAGAACATCAAGCTGGCGCCGTCGCCCCAGTGGATGCAGCGCCGCCTGGCGGCCTCCGGCATCCGCCCCATCAACAACATCGTCGATATTACCAACTACATCATGGAGGAGTACGGTCAGCCGATGCACGCCTTCGACTACGACCTGCTTGCCGGCCATGAAATCATCGTAAAATGCGCCAAGGACGGCGACACCTTCCAGACCCTTGACGGCCAGGTCCGGAACCTGGATCATACGATCCTCATGATTAACGACGGTGAAAAGGAAGTCGGCATCGCCGGAATCATGGGCGGTGAAAACTCCAAGATCACCGACGACGTAAAGACCATGGTGTTCGAGTGTGCTACCTTTGACGGTACCAATATCCGCCTTTCCGCGAGAAAGCTGGGCTTGCGCACCGATGCCTCCGGAAAGTATGAAAAAGGCCTTGATCCCAATACGGCCGAGGAAGCCGTAAACCGCGCCTGCCAGCTCATCGAAGAGCTGGGCGCCGGCGAAGTAGTCGGCGGCATGATTGACATCTGCGCCGAAAAGCCTGTGGAGTCCCGGGTTGCCTTTGAGCCGGAAAAGATCAACCGGCTTCTCGGAACGGAAATTGCGCCGGAGACCATGCTGGAATACTTTAAGGCCGTTGACCTCTCCTACGACGAGGCCGCAAACGAAATCGTGGCTCCCACCTGGCGTCAGGACATTCACTGCATGGCTGACCTGGCCGAGGAAGTGGCAAGGTTCTACGGCTATGACAAGATCGGGACGACGCTTCCCACGGGCGAAGCCACAACCGGAAAGCTGTCCTATAAGCTGCGGATTGAGGAAGCGGCCAGGGCTGTCGCGGAGTTCTGCGGCTTCTCCCAGGGCATGACGTATTCCTTCGAGAGCCCGAAGGTGTTCGATAAGCTGTTGCTCCCGGCTGACGACGAGCTCAGAAAGACCGTCGTGATTTCCAACCCCCTGGGCGAGGATTTCAGCATCATGCGGACGCTTCCGTTAAACGGCATGCTGACATCCTTATCCACCAACTACAACAGAAGGAACAAAAATGTCCGCCTTTATGAGCTGGCAAACGTCTACCTTCCGAAGAGCCTGCCGCTTACGGAGCTTCCCGACGAGCGGATGCAGTTCACCCTCGGCATGTACGGCGACGGCGACTTCTTCACCATGAAGGGCGTCATCGAGGAATTCTTCGAGCAGGTTGGCATGAGCGGCCGTCTCCATTACGATCCGCAGAGCGGAAAGCCGTTCCTTCACCCGGGACGCCAGGCTGCAATCTCCTACGAGGGTACCGTGATCGGCTACCTGGGCGAGGTGCACCCGGACGTGCTGGACAACTATAAGATCGGCGAGAAGGCATATGTGGGCGTCATCGACATGCCGTCCATGATCCCGTTCACCTCCTTTGACCGCAAGTACACCGGCCTTGCAAAATACCCGGCCGTGACGCGCGATTTAAGCATGGTTGTCCCGAAGGAGATCCTGGTGGGCCAGATCGAGGACATGATTGCCCAGAGGGGCGGAAAGATCTTAGAGAGCTGCGAGCTGTTCGACATCTACGAGGGTGCGCAGATCCTGGCAGGCCACAAGTCCGTGGCTTACTCCATCACCTTCCGGGCGAAAGATCATACCCTGGAGGAAAAAGAGATCACAGCCGTCATGAACAAAATTTTAAACGGCCTTCAGAGCATGGGCATCGAACTTCGCGCATAA
- the eno gene encoding phosphopyruvate hydratase, with the protein MDVNYEIVRVHGREILDSRGNPTVEAEVELGCGAVGRASVPSGASTGKYEAAELRDGGGRYLGKGVKKAVEHVNSELCEAVLFEDARNQRRIDALLIEADGSAGKERLGANAVLSVSLAAARAAAEALHLPLFRYLGGVYGHELPVPMMNVLNGGRHADNTVDLQEFMIMPVGAESFAEGLRMCAEIYHTLKALLKDGGYSTAVGDEGGFAPDLKNSEEALSFLVRAIRETGYEPGRDVKLAIDAAASELYNEETGMYEFPGESAMNGVKVERDTRAMVEYYRRLCEGFPICSLEDGLHEEDWDGWKLLTETLGEKIQLVGDDLFVTNKKRLEKGISLGAGNAILIKMNQIGTLSESMDAIETAKKAGWKTVISHRSGETEDPFLAELAVAVNAGQVKTGAPCRSERVAKYNALLRIEESFQEKTENRK; encoded by the coding sequence ATGGATGTGAATTATGAGATTGTGAGAGTACATGGGCGCGAGATTTTAGATTCCAGGGGAAACCCGACGGTGGAGGCCGAGGTGGAGCTTGGCTGCGGCGCCGTGGGGCGTGCCTCCGTGCCGTCCGGGGCGTCCACGGGGAAATATGAGGCCGCAGAGCTTCGTGACGGCGGCGGGAGGTACCTGGGGAAAGGCGTCAAAAAAGCCGTGGAGCATGTGAACAGCGAGCTCTGTGAAGCCGTCCTTTTTGAGGATGCCAGGAACCAGAGGCGGATCGACGCGCTTTTAATCGAGGCTGACGGGAGCGCCGGAAAGGAACGGCTCGGCGCCAACGCCGTTTTAAGCGTATCCCTGGCGGCCGCGAGGGCTGCGGCAGAGGCGCTGCACCTTCCGCTTTTCCGCTACCTGGGCGGCGTGTACGGCCATGAGCTGCCGGTGCCGATGATGAACGTATTAAACGGCGGACGCCATGCCGACAACACCGTCGATCTCCAGGAATTCATGATTATGCCGGTGGGCGCCGAATCCTTTGCCGAGGGGCTCAGGATGTGTGCTGAGATTTACCACACCTTAAAGGCGCTTTTAAAGGACGGCGGCTATTCTACGGCCGTCGGCGACGAGGGCGGCTTTGCGCCGGATTTAAAAAATTCGGAGGAAGCCCTGTCTTTTCTTGTGCGGGCCATCCGGGAGACGGGCTATGAGCCGGGCCGCGATGTGAAGCTTGCCATCGACGCGGCTGCCAGCGAGCTTTATAATGAGGAGACGGGCATGTACGAATTCCCGGGAGAGAGCGCCATGAACGGCGTCAAGGTGGAGCGCGACACGAGAGCCATGGTGGAGTATTACAGAAGGCTCTGCGAGGGCTTTCCCATCTGTTCTCTGGAAGACGGGCTTCATGAGGAGGACTGGGACGGCTGGAAGCTCCTTACGGAGACGCTGGGGGAAAAAATCCAGCTTGTCGGCGACGATCTGTTTGTCACCAACAAAAAGCGCCTGGAAAAGGGCATTTCCCTGGGGGCCGGAAACGCCATCTTAATTAAGATGAACCAGATCGGGACGTTATCTGAAAGCATGGACGCCATCGAGACAGCAAAAAAGGCCGGCTGGAAGACGGTGATTTCCCATCGCTCCGGCGAAACCGAAGACCCGTTTTTAGCAGAGCTTGCCGTGGCCGTCAATGCAGGCCAGGTGAAAACCGGCGCGCCATGCCGGTCGGAGCGGGTGGCAAAATACAATGCGCTTTTAAGGATCGAGGAGAGCTTTCAGGAAAAGACGGAAAACAGGAAATAA
- the secG gene encoding preprotein translocase subunit SecG, with the protein MIRIILTIVFVILCIAMTGIVLMQEGKSAGLGAIGGIAESYWGKNRGRSMEGKLEKFTKIAAFGIFILAFILNLKFI; encoded by the coding sequence GTGATTAGAATTATCCTGACCATTGTATTCGTTATCTTATGTATCGCCATGACCGGCATTGTTCTGATGCAGGAAGGAAAGTCCGCAGGGCTCGGCGCCATCGGCGGCATTGCGGAAAGCTACTGGGGAAAGAACCGGGGACGTTCCATGGAAGGCAAGCTTGAGAAATTTACAAAGATTGCAGCATTTGGAATTTTTATCCTGGCTTTTATCCTGAACCTGAAGTTTATCTAA